In Flavobacterium sp. WV_118_3, one DNA window encodes the following:
- the ileS gene encoding isoleucine--tRNA ligase produces the protein MSAKFTEYKGLDLPTVASEVLEFWKKENIFEQSITSREGNQPFVFFEGPPSANGLPGIHHVMARSIKDIFCRYKTQKGYQVKRKAGWDTHGLPVELGTEKELGITKEDIGTKITVAEYNEACKRTVMRYTDVWNDLTEKMGYWVDMENPYITYKSKYMETVWWLLKQIYNKDLLYKGYTIQPYSPKAGTGLSSHEVNQPGSYRDVTDTTIVAQFKAIDATLPEALQGFGVVHFLAWTTTPWTLPSNTALTVGPKIDYVLVKTFNQYTFEPINVILAKPLLAKQFAGKYFLSENEEDFVNYKAEDKKIPYTVLTEVKGATLVGTRYEQLLDYALPYQNPENAFRVISGDFVTTEDGTGIVHTAPTFGADDARVAKEATPEVPPMLVLDDAGNPVPLVDLQGKFVKQMGTEMGGKYVKNEYYNDGEAPERSVDVEIAIHLKEANKAFKVEKYVHSYPHCWRTDKPILYYPLDSWFIKVTEVKDRMFDLNETINWKPKATGEGRFGNWLKNANDWNLSRSRYWGIPLPIWRTEDKTEEMLIGSVEELYTEIEKAIAAGVQDENPFKGFVIGDMSEANYELVDLHKNVVDNITLVSASGKPMKRESDLIDVWFDSGAMPYAQWHYPFENKELVDDQLAFPADFIAEGVDQTRGWFYTLHAIATLVFDKVAYKNVVSNGLVLDKEGQKMSKRLGNAVDPFETLKEFGPDATRWYMIANANPWDNLKFDIDGVAEVRRKFFGTLYNTYSFFALYANIDGFSYTEAEVPLEERPEIDQWILSELNTLVKNVDEYYADYEPTKAARAISDFVQENLSNWYVRLCRRRFWKGEYAQDKIAAYQTLYSCLLAVAKLSAPIAPFFMDKLYKDLTQATQSEKYDSVHLAEFPVFVENFVNKLLESRMQKAQTISSLVLSLRKKEMIKVRQPLQKVMIPVLDDDQRAEIEAVSNLIKAEVNVKEIELLDDASGVLVKQIKPNFKALGPRFGKDMGLISKEIQNFSQEQINQLEKEGTLTLVISEKSVNLTTEDVEISSQDIEGWLVANSGGITVALDITISDELRKEGIARELVNRIQNIRKDSGLEVTDKIKVHLQKDLQLENAVRSNEDYIKAETLTETLIFEEQLNNGIEIEFDDIKTRVLISK, from the coding sequence ATGAGTGCGAAATTTACTGAATACAAAGGACTTGATTTGCCAACAGTAGCATCTGAAGTGCTTGAATTTTGGAAAAAAGAAAACATCTTTGAACAGAGTATTACTTCCCGTGAAGGAAACCAGCCGTTTGTGTTTTTCGAAGGACCGCCATCGGCAAATGGTCTTCCCGGAATTCACCACGTAATGGCGCGCTCCATTAAAGATATTTTTTGTCGTTATAAAACTCAGAAAGGATACCAGGTAAAGCGTAAGGCCGGATGGGATACGCATGGACTACCGGTAGAATTAGGAACCGAAAAAGAACTGGGTATTACCAAAGAAGATATCGGAACCAAGATCACGGTAGCCGAATACAACGAAGCGTGTAAACGAACTGTAATGCGCTATACCGATGTGTGGAATGACCTGACCGAAAAAATGGGATATTGGGTGGATATGGAAAATCCGTATATTACCTACAAATCCAAATATATGGAAACCGTTTGGTGGCTTTTAAAGCAGATCTATAATAAAGATTTGTTGTACAAAGGATACACCATTCAACCATACTCACCAAAAGCCGGAACCGGATTGAGTTCGCATGAAGTGAACCAACCGGGAAGTTACCGCGATGTGACTGATACAACCATTGTAGCGCAGTTTAAAGCGATCGATGCAACATTGCCGGAAGCCTTACAAGGTTTCGGAGTGGTACACTTTTTAGCATGGACGACTACACCGTGGACGTTGCCGTCGAATACAGCGTTAACCGTTGGTCCGAAAATCGATTATGTATTGGTGAAAACCTTTAACCAGTATACCTTCGAGCCAATCAATGTAATTTTGGCAAAACCCTTATTGGCAAAACAATTTGCCGGGAAATATTTCCTATCTGAAAACGAAGAAGACTTTGTGAATTACAAAGCTGAAGATAAAAAAATACCGTATACCGTTTTAACCGAAGTAAAAGGAGCTACGCTGGTAGGAACCCGTTACGAACAATTATTGGACTATGCGTTACCGTATCAGAATCCGGAAAATGCGTTCCGCGTGATTTCGGGTGATTTCGTAACGACGGAAGATGGTACCGGAATTGTGCATACGGCGCCTACATTTGGTGCAGACGATGCCAGGGTAGCGAAAGAAGCCACACCGGAAGTGCCACCAATGTTGGTATTGGATGATGCCGGAAATCCGGTTCCTTTGGTAGACTTACAAGGTAAGTTTGTGAAACAAATGGGAACGGAAATGGGTGGTAAATACGTGAAAAACGAATACTACAACGACGGAGAAGCGCCGGAACGCTCGGTGGATGTCGAAATTGCGATCCACTTAAAAGAAGCAAACAAAGCCTTTAAAGTTGAAAAATATGTACACAGTTACCCACACTGTTGGAGAACCGATAAACCGATCCTGTATTATCCATTGGATTCCTGGTTTATCAAAGTAACCGAAGTAAAAGACCGTATGTTCGACTTAAACGAAACGATCAACTGGAAGCCAAAAGCTACCGGAGAAGGACGTTTTGGGAACTGGTTAAAAAATGCGAACGACTGGAACCTGTCGCGTTCCCGTTATTGGGGAATTCCGTTGCCAATCTGGAGAACGGAAGACAAAACCGAAGAAATGCTTATTGGTTCCGTTGAAGAATTATATACTGAAATTGAAAAAGCCATCGCAGCCGGAGTTCAGGATGAAAATCCGTTTAAAGGCTTTGTGATAGGTGATATGAGTGAAGCGAACTACGAGTTGGTGGATCTTCATAAAAATGTAGTGGATAACATTACGTTGGTGTCGGCTAGCGGTAAACCGATGAAACGCGAAAGTGACCTGATCGACGTTTGGTTTGATAGTGGTGCGATGCCGTATGCGCAATGGCATTATCCGTTTGAAAATAAAGAATTGGTAGACGATCAGTTGGCTTTTCCAGCCGATTTTATCGCCGAGGGTGTTGATCAGACACGCGGATGGTTCTACACCTTGCATGCTATCGCCACATTGGTGTTCGATAAAGTGGCGTATAAAAACGTGGTTTCGAACGGGCTTGTATTGGACAAAGAAGGACAAAAAATGTCCAAAAGATTAGGGAATGCGGTCGATCCATTTGAAACTTTAAAAGAGTTCGGACCCGATGCGACCCGATGGTATATGATTGCCAACGCAAATCCATGGGATAATCTGAAATTTGATATCGATGGTGTGGCCGAAGTGCGTCGTAAGTTCTTCGGAACGTTGTATAATACGTATTCGTTCTTTGCGTTATATGCTAATATAGATGGCTTTAGTTATACAGAAGCGGAAGTGCCATTGGAAGAACGACCGGAAATTGATCAATGGATATTGTCGGAATTAAATACGCTGGTTAAAAATGTAGACGAATATTATGCCGATTACGAACCGACTAAAGCAGCGCGTGCGATATCCGATTTCGTTCAGGAAAACCTGAGTAACTGGTATGTACGTCTTTGTAGAAGACGTTTCTGGAAGGGTGAATATGCGCAAGATAAGATTGCGGCGTATCAAACGTTATACAGTTGTTTGTTAGCGGTAGCTAAATTAAGCGCGCCCATTGCACCGTTCTTTATGGACAAACTTTACAAAGATTTAACCCAGGCTACACAGTCGGAAAAATACGATAGTGTACATTTGGCCGAGTTTCCGGTATTCGTTGAAAACTTTGTTAATAAATTGTTAGAGAGCCGAATGCAAAAGGCGCAAACCATTTCATCGCTGGTATTATCCCTGCGTAAAAAAGAGATGATTAAGGTGCGTCAACCATTGCAAAAGGTAATGATTCCGGTGCTTGACGATGATCAACGTGCTGAAATCGAAGCGGTTTCCAACTTGATCAAAGCCGAGGTAAACGTGAAGGAAATCGAGTTGTTGGACGATGCTTCCGGGGTATTGGTAAAACAAATTAAACCAAATTTTAAAGCCTTAGGGCCCCGATTTGGAAAAGATATGGGTTTGATTTCTAAGGAGATACAAAATTTTTCTCAGGAGCAAATCAACCAATTGGAGAAAGAAGGGACTTTAACACTTGTTATATCAGAAAAAAGTGTTAATTTAACAACTGAAGATGTTGAGATTTCTTCTCAGGATATCGAGGGTTGGCTGGTAGCTAATTCCGGCGGAATTACAGTGGCATTGGACATAACTATATCCGATGAATTAAGAAAAGAAGGTATCGCCAGAGAATTAGTAAACCGTATCCAAAATATCCGTAAAGATTCGGGATTAGAAGTAACGGACAAAATTAAGGTGCATCTGCAAAAAGACCTGCAATTGGAAAATGCAGTCAGAAGCAATGAAGATTATATCAAAGCAGAAACGTTAACCGAAACTTTAATTTTTGAAGAACAACTCAACAATGGTATAGAAATTGAGTTTGATGACATTAAAACTAGAGTATTAATTTCAAAATAA
- a CDS encoding TraR/DksA C4-type zinc finger protein, translating into MVDEKIRYSDADLAEFREIILKKMEKAKADLDLIKSAYLNDLNNGTDDTSPTFKAFEEGSETMSKEANSQLAIRQEKFIRDLKNALIRIENKTYGICKVTGKLISKERLKLVPHATMSIEAKNLQR; encoded by the coding sequence ATGGTGGATGAAAAAATAAGATATTCCGACGCTGATTTAGCCGAGTTCAGAGAGATCATCTTAAAGAAAATGGAAAAAGCAAAAGCCGATTTGGATCTGATTAAAAGTGCTTATCTGAATGACCTGAATAATGGTACCGATGATACGTCACCAACATTCAAAGCCTTTGAGGAAGGAAGCGAAACCATGTCGAAAGAAGCAAACTCTCAGTTGGCCATCCGTCAGGAAAAGTTTATCAGGGATTTAAAAAATGCATTAATCCGAATTGAAAACAAAACCTATGGTATCTGTAAAGTTACCGGAAAATTAATAAGTAAAGAAAGATTAAAACTCGTTCCGCATGCGACTATGAGTATCGAAGCGAAAAATTTACAACGTTAA
- a CDS encoding lipoprotein signal peptidase gives MSLRKAYLLVILVLVVDQLSKIYIKTNFALNDEVYVFEWFRIHFIENEGMAWGVEIPGAYGKLFLTLFRIVAVCGIGYWLYDSVKKKSSNYLIVAVALILAGAFGNIIDSVFYGVIFNDSIHEPATLFASNPYGTWFHGKVVDMLYFPIWEGNLPKWLPLWGGKHFTFFNAIFNVADMAISVAVGMLIVFNKKAFGNN, from the coding sequence ATGTCCTTACGAAAAGCTTATTTGTTAGTAATACTGGTCCTGGTGGTGGATCAGCTTTCTAAAATCTATATCAAAACCAATTTTGCACTCAACGATGAAGTCTATGTTTTTGAGTGGTTCCGTATTCATTTTATCGAAAATGAAGGAATGGCATGGGGTGTCGAAATACCCGGAGCCTACGGAAAACTATTCTTAACCTTGTTCCGAATTGTAGCCGTATGCGGAATCGGATACTGGTTGTATGATTCGGTAAAGAAAAAAAGTTCCAACTACCTGATCGTAGCGGTGGCATTAATTCTGGCCGGTGCTTTTGGTAATATTATTGACTCGGTTTTTTATGGTGTGATCTTTAATGATAGTATTCACGAACCGGCAACTTTATTTGCTTCCAATCCATACGGAACCTGGTTCCACGGAAAAGTAGTCGATATGTTGTATTTCCCAATCTGGGAAGGTAACTTGCCAAAATGGTTACCGCTTTGGGGAGGTAAGCACTTCACTTTTTTTAATGCGATTTTTAACGTAGCCGATATGGCGATATCCGTAGCTGTAGGAATGTTGATTGTGTTTAACAAAAAAGCCTTCGGAAATAACTAA
- a CDS encoding 5-formyltetrahydrofolate cyclo-ligase — MTTKRELRKKYKELRKALSPEAIESKSLEIANRLLEVSIWNHTYYHLFLPIAAQKEVDTEFILQILAGKDKETVISKSDFETGKMVHYLLTDSTKIRKNEYDIPEPVDGIEVPSTKIDVVFVPLLAFDTNGHRVGYGKGFYDRFLSECKEEVIKVGLSFFEAENAIADVFESDIALDYCITPDKIYTF, encoded by the coding sequence ATGACAACTAAACGCGAGTTACGAAAAAAATATAAGGAATTGCGAAAAGCACTTTCACCGGAAGCGATCGAAAGCAAAAGTCTCGAAATCGCCAACCGCTTATTGGAGGTTTCCATATGGAATCACACCTATTACCATTTGTTTCTACCGATCGCAGCGCAAAAAGAAGTCGATACCGAATTTATCTTACAAATTCTCGCTGGCAAGGACAAAGAAACCGTAATCTCGAAATCGGATTTTGAAACCGGAAAAATGGTACATTATTTGTTAACCGATAGTACAAAGATCCGGAAAAACGAATACGACATTCCGGAACCGGTAGACGGAATTGAAGTTCCTTCGACAAAAATCGATGTGGTTTTTGTTCCGCTCTTGGCTTTTGACACGAACGGACATCGCGTTGGCTACGGAAAAGGCTTTTACGACCGTTTTCTTTCGGAATGCAAAGAAGAGGTAATCAAGGTTGGATTATCGTTTTTCGAGGCCGAAAATGCGATTGCCGATGTATTTGAGAGCGATATCGCTTTGGATTATTGTATCACCCCAGATAAAATTTATACTTTTTAG
- a CDS encoding succinylglutamate desuccinylase/aspartoacylase family protein — protein sequence MSYQHKGITILKETVLPGESKTINMEIAKLHTMTKLKIPIIVERSKIAGPTVLFTAGLHGDEINGTEIVRQLIVQKINKPKIGTIICIPIINIFGFVNKTREFPDGRDLNRVFPGSKTGSLASRFAYYLLKEIIPHVDYAIDFHAGGASRFNAAQIRIIPDNTELKALADVFHAPFTLFSKNINGSFRSACHKLGVKMLLFEGGKSNDINNSITEQGVDGAKRVLNYLHMLNDRQKTSTPENKIIYIEKSTWVRARFSGLFHSNTEIGQYVERGDLLAVVSDPYGKEEHKLKAPSSGYIINVNESPIVYQGDAIYHISTTLSHDN from the coding sequence ATGAGTTACCAACACAAAGGCATTACGATACTAAAAGAGACTGTATTACCGGGCGAGAGCAAAACCATCAACATGGAAATTGCAAAGCTCCACACGATGACCAAATTAAAAATTCCGATCATTGTAGAACGTTCCAAAATAGCCGGCCCAACCGTTTTATTTACAGCCGGATTACACGGCGATGAGATTAACGGTACGGAAATTGTCCGACAACTCATCGTACAGAAAATCAACAAACCTAAAATCGGGACGATTATCTGTATTCCGATCATTAACATTTTCGGATTTGTCAACAAAACGCGTGAATTCCCGGATGGACGGGATTTGAACCGGGTTTTTCCGGGTAGCAAAACCGGTTCACTGGCCAGTCGGTTTGCCTATTATCTGTTAAAAGAAATCATTCCCCATGTGGATTATGCGATCGATTTTCATGCCGGTGGCGCCAGTCGTTTTAATGCCGCACAAATCCGAATCATTCCGGACAATACCGAATTAAAAGCGCTGGCCGATGTTTTTCACGCACCATTTACGTTGTTTTCCAAAAACATCAACGGTTCGTTTCGCAGTGCCTGTCATAAACTGGGTGTAAAAATGCTGCTTTTTGAAGGAGGAAAATCCAACGACATCAACAACAGCATAACCGAACAAGGTGTGGATGGCGCCAAAAGAGTCTTGAATTATCTGCATATGTTAAACGACCGACAAAAAACCAGTACGCCGGAAAACAAAATCATTTATATTGAAAAATCGACCTGGGTACGCGCTCGTTTTTCCGGTTTGTTTCACAGCAATACCGAAATTGGCCAATATGTAGAACGCGGTGATTTGCTTGCAGTGGTTTCCGATCCGTATGGCAAAGAAGAACACAAGTTAAAAGCACCAAGCTCCGGTTATATCATTAATGTAAACGAATCACCAATTGTATATCAGGGTGATGCGATTTATCATATTTCAACTACTTTAAGCCATGACAACTAA
- the uvrC gene encoding excinuclease ABC subunit UvrC, with protein MSIPSLELQIQTLPDSPGVYQYYDKDGKILYVGKAKNLRKRVASYFNKVHDTAKTNVLVKKIVSIKHIVVPTETDALLLENNLIKKLQPRYNVLLKDDKTYPWICIKKEPFSRIFPTRNMVKDGSEYFGPYTSFKTVNTLLELIKELYPLRTCNYDLSKSNIDSGKFKVCLEYHIGNCKGPCEGYESLENYQRQVDAIREILKGNFKESLKDFKKHMTTLAMEMKFEEAQKIKEKIEVLENYQAKSTILNPKISNIDVFSIVSDESMAYVNFLQISHGAIIRSHTMELKKKLEETDQELLELAIVELRERFRLNSKEIIVPFEMDFGEALKVTVPKLGDKKQILDLSERNAKYYRLDQLKQIKIVDPDRHTNRIMAQMQKDLRLPVEPRHIECFDNSNIQGTNPVSACVVFKDGKPSKKDYRHFNIKTVEGPNDFASMEEVVYRRYKRLLDENQPLPQLIIIDGGKGQLSSALKSLDDLGLRGKIAIIGIAKRLEEIFYPGDSVPLYLDKKSETLKTIQHLRNEAHRFGITFHRDKRSKNALQTSIETIPGIGEKTMITLLKHFKSVKRLTQASEKEISEVVGLSKAKKITEFYKATNSSK; from the coding sequence ATGAGTATTCCTTCTTTAGAGCTTCAGATACAAACCTTACCCGATAGTCCGGGTGTTTATCAATATTACGATAAAGACGGAAAAATTTTATATGTCGGAAAAGCCAAAAACCTCCGGAAACGGGTGGCTTCCTATTTTAACAAAGTGCATGATACGGCCAAAACAAACGTTCTGGTCAAAAAAATCGTATCCATAAAACATATTGTGGTTCCAACAGAGACGGATGCACTTTTATTGGAAAACAACCTGATTAAGAAATTGCAGCCGCGGTATAATGTGTTGTTAAAGGATGATAAAACCTATCCGTGGATTTGTATTAAAAAAGAACCTTTTTCCCGGATATTCCCAACCCGTAATATGGTAAAGGACGGATCGGAGTATTTCGGGCCGTATACCAGTTTTAAAACGGTCAATACGCTGTTGGAACTCATTAAGGAGTTATATCCGTTGCGTACCTGTAATTATGATCTGAGTAAGTCAAATATCGATAGCGGAAAATTTAAAGTATGCCTCGAATATCATATTGGGAACTGTAAAGGGCCTTGTGAAGGTTATGAATCGCTGGAAAATTATCAGCGGCAAGTTGATGCGATTCGTGAAATCCTGAAAGGGAATTTTAAAGAAAGTTTAAAGGACTTCAAAAAGCACATGACGACTTTGGCTATGGAAATGAAGTTTGAAGAAGCCCAAAAAATAAAGGAAAAAATCGAAGTACTGGAAAATTACCAGGCCAAGTCGACAATCTTAAATCCGAAAATTTCGAATATCGATGTGTTTTCAATCGTGTCGGACGAAAGCATGGCATATGTCAATTTCCTGCAGATTTCACACGGCGCGATTATTCGGTCACATACGATGGAGTTGAAAAAGAAACTTGAAGAAACCGATCAGGAATTATTAGAACTGGCCATAGTAGAGCTACGGGAACGTTTCCGTTTGAATTCTAAAGAGATTATCGTACCCTTTGAAATGGATTTTGGAGAAGCTTTAAAAGTAACCGTGCCGAAATTGGGCGATAAAAAACAAATATTGGATTTGTCCGAACGAAATGCGAAATACTACCGTCTCGACCAGTTAAAACAAATCAAGATTGTCGATCCGGACCGACATACCAACCGGATTATGGCGCAAATGCAAAAAGACCTGCGTTTGCCGGTCGAACCGCGGCACATCGAATGTTTCGATAACTCCAATATTCAGGGAACGAACCCGGTTTCGGCTTGTGTGGTGTTTAAAGATGGCAAGCCGAGTAAAAAGGATTACCGCCATTTTAATATCAAAACGGTCGAAGGACCCAATGACTTTGCCTCGATGGAGGAAGTGGTATACCGTCGTTACAAACGCCTGCTTGACGAAAACCAACCTTTGCCGCAATTGATCATTATCGACGGTGGAAAAGGACAGCTGTCCTCGGCCTTAAAAAGTTTGGACGATTTGGGGTTGCGCGGCAAAATTGCCATTATTGGAATCGCGAAACGACTGGAAGAAATCTTTTATCCGGGCGATTCCGTTCCGTTATATCTCGATAAAAAATCCGAAACCCTGAAAACGATTCAGCATCTTCGGAACGAAGCGCACCGTTTCGGGATTACATTCCACAGGGATAAAAGAAGTAAAAACGCTTTGCAAACCTCTATAGAAACCATTCCGGGTATTGGCGAAAAAACCATGATTACGCTGTTAAAGCATTTTAAATCGGTAAAAAGATTGACGCAGGCATCGGAAAAAGAAATTTCTGAGGTCGTAGGGCTTTCAAAAGCCAAAAAAATTACCGAATTTTACAAGGCAACCAATTCTTCCAAGTGA
- a CDS encoding patatin-like phospholipase family protein, producing MKKILLLLLSLCLIQAVQAQDKRPKVGVVLSGGGAKGLAHIGVLKVLEEAGVQVDYIGGTSMGAIIGGLYASGYSARQLDSIFREVDSDALLQDYIPRTSKSFFEKRNDEVYALSLPFNNFKIGVPTALSKGLYNYNLLTRLTNHVRHIRNFNDLPIPFVCIATDIETGHKVVLNKGILPQAILASGAFPSLYSPVEIDGRILIDGGVVDNYPLEEIKKMGADIIIGVDVQDGLKDRNTIGGATGVLLQITNFSMIGQMEAKKKATDIYIKPNIQGYSVISFDQGGEIIKKGEEAAFSVYEDLAKLGEIASKSVLFEPRRLTDTLQISKIEIKGIEGYTRAYVLGKLRFHQNSKITNATLDKGINNLNATQNFSSISYYFEEAEKGDNLVLNLKENPLNRYLKFGLHYDELYKSAVLLNLTQKKFLLKNDVVSLDVILGDNFRYNLNYYIDNGFYWSFGFNSRYNRFNKNVATDFSDGQILTNLGLKSINVDFSDFTNQIYLQTVFAQKFLIGAGLEHKHLKIRSSTLENVGGVISSDDYFSVFGNLKYDSFDQKYFPKRGWYFSGDFHTTAYTKDGHDRLSQFSIAKADAGIVKTFYKTISLKVQSEAGFTIGREGVPYYNFVLGGYGYQMINNFRHFYGYDFLSIAGDSYIKGSATLDYEFYKKHHINFTANYAYVGQKIFNTTDWFLNANYSGYALGYGFETLIGPIEVKYSWSPETKDGNTWFSVGFWF from the coding sequence ATGAAAAAAATACTACTGCTACTTCTGAGCCTATGTTTGATACAGGCGGTACAAGCACAGGATAAAAGACCTAAAGTCGGAGTTGTATTGAGTGGTGGTGGTGCAAAGGGACTGGCACATATCGGAGTGTTAAAAGTGCTGGAAGAAGCGGGTGTTCAGGTCGATTATATCGGAGGAACCAGTATGGGGGCTATTATTGGTGGCTTGTATGCGTCCGGATATTCGGCGCGACAGCTGGATTCGATATTCCGCGAAGTCGATTCGGATGCCTTGTTACAGGATTATATTCCGCGAACATCCAAAAGTTTTTTCGAAAAACGCAATGACGAAGTATATGCGTTATCGCTTCCGTTTAATAACTTTAAAATCGGAGTTCCTACGGCTCTATCAAAAGGGTTGTATAATTATAACCTATTGACGCGGCTTACCAATCACGTGCGACATATTCGCAATTTTAACGATCTTCCTATTCCTTTTGTGTGTATTGCAACCGATATTGAAACCGGACACAAAGTGGTTTTAAATAAAGGAATATTGCCTCAGGCGATTTTGGCGAGTGGCGCTTTTCCATCGTTGTATTCGCCGGTGGAAATCGATGGACGTATTTTAATTGACGGTGGTGTGGTAGATAATTATCCGCTCGAGGAAATAAAAAAAATGGGCGCGGATATTATTATCGGTGTAGATGTACAGGATGGGTTAAAAGATCGTAATACGATAGGCGGTGCTACGGGAGTGTTGTTGCAGATCACGAATTTTTCAATGATCGGACAGATGGAGGCTAAAAAGAAAGCGACCGATATTTATATCAAACCCAATATACAAGGCTATTCGGTGATCTCGTTTGATCAGGGTGGCGAAATTATCAAAAAAGGGGAAGAAGCGGCTTTTTCCGTTTATGAAGATCTGGCAAAACTTGGTGAGATCGCTAGTAAATCGGTACTGTTCGAACCGCGACGGCTTACGGATACACTCCAAATTTCCAAAATTGAAATCAAGGGTATTGAAGGCTATACCAGAGCCTATGTTTTGGGAAAACTGCGCTTTCATCAGAATTCAAAAATCACAAATGCGACGCTGGATAAAGGAATCAATAATCTGAATGCTACACAAAACTTTAGTTCAATTTCGTATTATTTTGAAGAAGCCGAAAAAGGAGATAATCTGGTACTGAACTTAAAAGAAAATCCGCTAAACCGGTATTTGAAGTTTGGATTGCATTACGATGAACTATATAAAAGTGCGGTATTGCTCAATCTGACACAGAAAAAATTCCTGCTCAAAAACGACGTGGTTTCACTGGATGTCATTTTGGGAGACAATTTCCGGTATAACCTGAATTATTATATCGATAATGGTTTTTACTGGAGTTTCGGGTTTAATTCCCGCTACAACCGCTTTAATAAAAATGTGGCAACCGATTTTAGCGACGGACAAATATTGACAAACCTGGGGCTAAAATCGATTAATGTTGATTTTTCCGATTTTACAAACCAGATTTATCTGCAAACGGTTTTCGCTCAGAAATTCCTGATTGGCGCCGGACTGGAACACAAACATCTTAAAATACGCTCTTCCACACTCGAGAATGTTGGCGGTGTGATTAGTAGTGACGATTATTTCTCCGTTTTCGGAAACCTGAAATACGATTCCTTCGATCAGAAATATTTCCCGAAAAGAGGCTGGTATTTTTCCGGTGATTTCCACACCACGGCCTATACAAAAGATGGTCACGATCGTTTAAGTCAGTTTTCTATTGCCAAAGCAGATGCTGGTATTGTGAAAACATTTTATAAAACGATTTCGTTAAAAGTACAGTCGGAAGCCGGATTTACGATTGGAAGAGAAGGCGTGCCGTATTATAATTTTGTACTGGGTGGTTATGGTTATCAGATGATTAACAATTTCCGCCATTTTTACGGCTACGATTTCCTGAGTATTGCCGGTGATAGCTATATCAAAGGAAGTGCAACGCTGGATTACGAATTCTACAAAAAACACCATATCAACTTTACAGCAAACTACGCCTATGTAGGTCAGAAAATCTTTAATACGACCGATTGGTTTTTAAATGCCAATTATTCCGGATATGCACTCGGTTATGGTTTTGAAACCCTTATCGGACCAATTGAAGTAAAATACAGTTGGTCGCCCGAAACCAAAGATGGGAATACCTGGTTTAGCGTAGGTTTTTGGTTTTAA